The DNA sequence CATCGTTTTTCTGCTGTTCGTGATTTGCTTCATCGCCATTGTGGTCGAGGAGCTGTTTCTGGGGGGCAAGCGCCGGCGCAAGCTGGAGCGCCAGCGGCGGGCCGAATACGAGATGGCGGAACCGGAGAGCAAGCGGGAGGCGGGCTGATTGTGAAACGAGGCTTGTCCCCTGCATGCGCAACCGAAATGCGAGAGACCAAAGGTGAACGGAACAAGGCGGGGGACACAATTCCCCCGCCTTTTCTCGTGGTGCGTGATTTGGGTTGTGCTTAGAAACGGTAGCCGACGCCGATGCCGAAGAGGTGCGGGTTGAGGTCGAGGTCGTACTTGTTGCCGGCGATCTTAACCTTGGTGTCGGCGTTGATGTATTTGTAGTCGATGTTGAAGTAGAGATTGTCCTTTATTTTGATGTCGGCGCCTGCCTGGGCAGCCCAGCCGACACTATTGTCGATACTGAAGCTTTTGTCGCCGTTGAGTCTGGAGTTGAAGGGTAAGGTTACGTTCAGACCAAAACCGATGTAGGGGCTTATCAGATTGCCGGCCAACGGATGGTATTTTACGGTCAAGGTGGGGGGGAGCAGCCATGTCGACCCTTGGAATTGGCCATTGATCTTGATATCGTTCCTGGTAACCCCGGCGATTAGCTCCGTGGACACCTGCTTCAGAACAAAGTATTCCAGGTCCAACTCAGGAATGATGTCATCACTTACCTTGGCGTGTGCTCCGCTCAGCTTGCCGTCGAACGATTCGTCCGGCTTGACGTAAATCGCCCTGACCCGCACGCCGAACTTCTGATAATCATCCGCCGCCCCGGCCATGGTTGCCATCCCCAGCATCATTACCGCCGCCGCAACCCCTGCCGCTCCTAGTAGCCTTCTTCTCATCAGCCTGATCCTCCCCGTAATGTGGTTATTTGGGGTTTGCGCCCCAATCCAGATATCAAGAACCAGTAAAAGATATATACGATTCGCTTTGTCTTTTTTCCGTGAATCCTTGAGCAAAAAATGACGTAAGTCAAGAAAATTGTTTTTGTGTTATAAAAAATTAATTTGGCGGCACGGAAATGCCGTATGAAGGCAAAAAAACGCCATTTCGGCCTGCCTCCCGAACGGCTGCCCAAAAGGAGGCAGGGGCTCTCCCGCTTGCATATTTCCCGCTCATGTGTAAAATTCCTACAGCCGTCGCACCGGCTATGCCGTTTCCGGGGGAGCAGGTCCCCCACGCTGGAATGGCCGTTGAGATATGTCGGCGCCATGCGCGGTTATGGAGGATTCATGCGTTTAACCCCTGCCACCGAGTTGGAATACCGCTGCAAAATGCTGCAAAATCATATGGCCGCCGAGGGATTGGATGCCATTATCATCGCCCAGAATGCCGACCTCTTTTATTTCACCGGCACCGTCCAGAGCGGCTGCCTCTACGTCCCCGCCCATGGACAGCCGCTGTACCTCGTGCGCCGCGACGCAGCCAGGGCGCGCATGGAGTCGGGGCTGAAAGAGGTGTTGCCCTTCGGTTCTCCCAGGGACATCCCCCAGTTGGCGGCCGGCTACGGTTATCCCGAGCCGAAGAAGATCGGCATGGAGTTCGATGTGCTGCCGGTCGCTCTTTTCGAGCGCTATCGCAAGGTCTTCCCCAATGCGCACTTCAGCGACGCCACGCCGCTGATCCGCCTGGTGCGCATGATCAAAAGCCACTACGAGATCCATCTGATGAAGGACGCGGCCGACCAGGTGGACAAGGTGACGCGTCGGGTGCGGGATGTGCTCCGCGAGGGGATGAGCGACCTGGAATTGGCGGCCGAGCTCGAACATACGGCTCGCTTGAACGGTCACCTGGGGCTGATACGCATGCGGGTCTTTAACGGGGAGATGCTCTTCGGGCACACCTTTTCCGGCACGGATAGCGCCGTACCGGCCTATACCGACACCCCCTTCGGCGGTGTGGGGCCCAGTCCCTGTTTCGGCCAGGGCGCGAGCTACAAGCCGATCGGCCGCAACGAGCCGATCATTGTCGATTTTGCCGGGAGCTTTGACGGCTATCTGGTGGACCAGACCCGTATCTTTTCCCTTGGCGGCCTCTCCGACCGCCTGCGCAAGGGATACGACGACATGCTCCGGGTGCAGGAGTTGATGAAGCGCATCGTCGTTGTTGGCGCCCCGTGGGGTGAGGTGTACGACCGGTGCCACTCCCTGGCGGTGGAGATGGGGTATGCCGACAGTTTCATGGGAGCCAAAGGCTCACAGGTTTCCTTCATCGGCCATGGCCTGGGGGTCGAGATCGATGAATATCCCTTTATTGCCCGCGGATTCAAGGACATGACGTTCCAGGTGGGGATGGCCTTTGCCTTTGAACCCAAGGTGGTCTTTCCGGGAGAGGGGGCGGTCGGTATCGAAAATACCTTCTATATCAGCGATGAGGGACTCAAACAATTGACCTATTCGAGTGAAGAACTGGTGATTCTCTCTCGCTAGCGCGCCCATAAAATTTTTGTTGCTTTTTGTCAAGGCTTTGGTATAACTACGACACTTCTTAAGTGTATACAGTATCCTAAAAAAATATTTTTGAATTAGGTAGACGACCGTTTGGTTGGTTTTTACTTGGTATCGAAGAGCCCGGCTCACAGCAGATCTCAGTTTAACCCTCACAACGAAAGGAGAGTACCAACATGGCATTGAAAGAGACGCTCAAGCAGAAGATTGAGGAACACCGCCCCCGTACCACCAAGCTTACCAAGGAGTTCGGCAAGGTGATCATCGATCAGGTGACCATCGAACAATGCATCGGCGGCGCCCGCGATATCCGCAGCCTCGTCACCGACATCTCCTATCTCGATCCCCAGGAAGGCATCCGTTTCCGCGGCAAGACCATCCCCGAGACCTTTGCGGCGCTGCCCAAGGCCGGCGGTTCGGCTTACCCGACCGTTGAGTCGTTCTGGTACTTTCTGCTGACCGGCGACGTGCCGACCGACGCCCAGGTCGCCGAAGTAGCAGCCGAGTGGAAGACGCGCCAAGCGGTTCCCGAGTACGTCTTCACCGCCATTCGCGCCCTGCCCAGGGACAGCCACCCCATGGTCATGCTCTCGGTCGGCATCATGGCTTTGCAGAAAGAGTCCAAGTTTGCCGCTTTCTACAACTCCGGCAAATTCAACAAAATGGTCGCCTGGGAATCGGTTTATGAAGATGCCAGCGACATCGTGGCGCGTATCCCCATCATCGCCGCCTTCATCTACAACCTGAAGTACAAGGGCGACAAGCAGATCGCCATCGACCCGACTCTCGACATGGGTGCCAACTTCGCCCACATGATCGGCCAGAGCGATCAGTACAAGGATGTGGCACGCATGTACTTCATCCTGCACTCCGACCATGAGTCCGGCAACGTCTCGGCCCACACCACCCACTTGGTGCATTCCGCCCTGTCCGACCCCTACTATGCCTACGCCGCCGGCCTGAACGGCTTGGCCGGTCCGCTGCACGGCCTGGCCAACCAGGAGGTCCTGGGCTGGATCATGGAATTTCAGAAGAAACTCAACGGTGCCGAGCCGACCAAGGAAAACGTCACCAAAGCCCTCTGGGACACCCTCAATGCCGGCCAGGTCGTTCCGGGCTACGGCCACGCCGTTCTGCGCAAGACCGACCCGCGTTACACCGCCCAGCGTGAGTTCTGCCTCAAGACGCCGGGCCTCAAGGACGACCCGCTGTTCAAGCTGGTTGCCATGATCTTCGAAACGGCGCCGGGCGTCCTCACCGAGCACGGCAAGACCAAAAACCCCTGGCCGAACGTCGATGCCCAGTCCGGCGTCATTCAGTGGTACTACGGCGTCAAGGAATGGGATTTCTACACCGTTCTGTTCGGCGTCGGCCGCGCCCTGGGCTGCATGGCCAACATCACCTGGGACCGCGGTCTGGGCTACGCCATCGAGCGGCCCAAGTCCGTTACCACCGCCATGTTGGAGAAGTGGGCCGCCGACGGTGGGCGCCAGTTGTCCTGATCCGATTTTCCATGAGATGAAGCAGAGGGGGGTGCGGCAGCGCATCCCCCTTTTTTTATTTTCACGCTTGCAAAACTGCAAAAATAAGGTATAAAAGGATAAGAATTGTCGTATTTGCCGGCACAGTGATTCAAAGACGGGAACAGCGGATATGACGGGGCCCGATGTCCCCGGGTTCTGTCCGTCCCGCATCCATCCCAGGGCCCATGTTGAACCGTTGGGCGAATACCGGTAACCCACTGCCTGGAAACAGGCATCAAAACAACACAGGAGGAATACCATCATGCCGAAGCTTCTTGAAATCTACAAATGCGAACATTGCGGCAATATCGTCGAGATCGTCCACGCCGGCGGCGCTCCGCTGCACTGCTGCGGCGAGCCGATGAAACAGTTGACGGAAAACACCGTTGATGCCGCCAAGGAAAAACATGTGCCGGTTATCGAAATCGGCGACGGCATCGTCAAGGTCACGGTAGGCAGCGTGCTCCATCCCATGGAGGAGAAACACTACATCGAGTGGATTGAACTTGTCGCCGACGGCAAGACCTACCGCCAGGCCCTCAAGCCGGGCGACGTGCCGACCGCCACGTTCAACATCACCGCCACCAGCCTGACGGCCCGTGAGCTGTGCAACCTGCACGGCCTCTGGTCTGCCCAGGCCTGATGCGGCAGCGGTAAAACATAAAAAAAACAAAGCCCGCCGGGGATTCCGACGGGCTTTTTTTCTCTCGGGAGCGCCACCATGAACAGGCAAACCGTCATGGCATGCCGCGCCGGATGCGCTGCCTGCTGCATAGCCCCTTCGATTTCCTCGCCGATCCCCGGCATGGGCGACGGCAAGCCGGCCGGGGTGCGTTGCGTGCAACTGACGCCCGACAACCGCTGCGGCCTCTTTGGCCGTCCCGAACGTCCTCCCGTCTGCACCCGCCTGCAGCCGAGCCTCGACATGTGCGGCCATGACGAACGGGAGGCGCTGGAGCTTCTGTCGCTGATGGAGCATGCCACTCGGCCGCCCCTCCCTTCACCCCGCGCCGTTGCGCGACCATGTCCATGACATGGCGCAATAATGCAGGGAGGTGGGCGCAACCACGCGCCGCCGCATCCCCCCCGGCTTTCTTCTGCCGTCCCGAGTTCCCGTCCCACCCTGGTACGCATCACCGGACACCCCGCCCATGAATTTTATTGACAGCGCGGGACAGAATGGTATTCAACAAGGCGTGGCGAGATGGCGCACGGAACGCGGCAACCATAACCGCGGCAGGGGGGACGAATGGAACGACAGGGTGAAATCACACATAGCGAGCTTTTCTGGGGGTTCACCCAAATCGCCCTGTCGGGGTTCGGCGGTGTCATGGCGTGGGCCCGTCGCGCTATCGTCGAAAAACGGGGGTGGCTCTCCTCCGAGGAATTCACCACCCTGTTCGGTCTGTGCCAGTTCATGCCCGGGCCGAACATCGCCAACCTCTCGGTCTGCATCGGGGCTCGCTTCCAGGGCGCCAGCGGCGCCGTCGTCTCGCTGCTCGGCCTGTTGTGCGGGCCGTTTGTCATCATCATCGCGCTCGGGGCGCTCTACGGCAGGTTTGGGGAGTTGCCCGCCATCCAGGCCATGCTGCGCGGCATCGCCGCCGTCGCGGCAGGCCTGATCCTGGCCATGGGGGTGCGGATGGCGGCCGACCTCCTGAAACGGCCGTTCCTGATGATTTTCAGCGCGGCGATCCTGGCGGCGGTGGTTTTTCTCCACTGGCCGCTGGTCATGGTCATGGTCGGCCTGGCCCCGGTCAGCATGTGGGTTGCGGCGCGCCGGTACTGCGGGTCGCCATGGGCATAATCCTCGAGATCATGCTCCAGTTCGGGATGCTCTCCCTGGTCGCCTTTGGCGGTGCCGGCGCGGTGCTGCCCGAATTGCACCGCTTGGCGGTGGTGACCCACCACTGGATGAACGACGCCACCTTTACCCACCTGGTGGCCATCTCCCAGGCCACGCCGGGGCCCAACGCGATTATCGCCACCCTGCTCGGCTGGCATGTGGCGGGACTGTCCGGCGCCCTGGCCGCCACGACGGCCATGTGCGGCCCTTCGAGCCTTTTGATCTACTTTTTCATGCGCTTTTGGGAGAAGCTCCACGGCACGCGCTGGCGGCTCATCATCCAGACCGGCATCTCCCCCCTGGCGATCGGCCTGGTGCTGGCAAGCGGCTGCATCGTCACCCGCGGAGCCGATGCGAGCTGGGGGGCCTACGGCCTCACGGCGGCAACCGTGCTGATCGTCCTGAACAGCCGGTGGAACCCGCTGTGGCTGATCGGGGCCGGTGCGCTGCTGGGACTGGCCGGCGTCGTCTGAGGGGGGCGGGCGCCCGCCACCTTTTTTGCGCTTCCTTTTCTTCCCGCCTCCCTTTACACCTGCCCGCGGCTCATGTATCATCATGCCATCATGAAACGCATCCTGACGTTTTACATAATCCGCGAGATCGCTTCGCTCTTCCTGCTCGGCATCGCGGTCTTCACTCTGATTCTGTTGATGGGGAGGCTGATCAAGCTGACCGACCTGGTCATCTCCCGCGGCGTGCCCATGGCGGATATCAGCCGGATGATCCTGTACCTGATGCCCTCGTTTCTGGTGTTCACGATCCCCATGGCCTTTCTTTTGGCGGTCTTGCTGGCCTTCGGCCGCCTTTCGGCCGATAACGAGATCACGGTGATGAAATCCGGCGGGCTCAGCCTGGTGCAGATCATGCCGCCGGTGCTGCTGTGCAGCGTGGTTGCCGTGCTGTTGACCCTTGGCGCCAGTATCGTCGGCGTTCCC is a window from the Oryzomonas sagensis genome containing:
- a CDS encoding M24 family metallopeptidase, translating into MRLTPATELEYRCKMLQNHMAAEGLDAIIIAQNADLFYFTGTVQSGCLYVPAHGQPLYLVRRDAARARMESGLKEVLPFGSPRDIPQLAAGYGYPEPKKIGMEFDVLPVALFERYRKVFPNAHFSDATPLIRLVRMIKSHYEIHLMKDAADQVDKVTRRVRDVLREGMSDLELAAELEHTARLNGHLGLIRMRVFNGEMLFGHTFSGTDSAVPAYTDTPFGGVGPSPCFGQGASYKPIGRNEPIIVDFAGSFDGYLVDQTRIFSLGGLSDRLRKGYDDMLRVQELMKRIVVVGAPWGEVYDRCHSLAVEMGYADSFMGAKGSQVSFIGHGLGVEIDEYPFIARGFKDMTFQVGMAFAFEPKVVFPGEGAVGIENTFYISDEGLKQLTYSSEELVILSR
- a CDS encoding desulfoferrodoxin; translation: MPKLLEIYKCEHCGNIVEIVHAGGAPLHCCGEPMKQLTENTVDAAKEKHVPVIEIGDGIVKVTVGSVLHPMEEKHYIEWIELVADGKTYRQALKPGDVPTATFNITATSLTARELCNLHGLWSAQA
- a CDS encoding chromate transporter, which translates into the protein MERQGEITHSELFWGFTQIALSGFGGVMAWARRAIVEKRGWLSSEEFTTLFGLCQFMPGPNIANLSVCIGARFQGASGAVVSLLGLLCGPFVIIIALGALYGRFGELPAIQAMLRGIAAVAAGLILAMGVRMAADLLKRPFLMIFSAAILAAVVFLHWPLVMVMVGLAPVSMWVAARRYCGSPWA
- a CDS encoding YkgJ family cysteine cluster protein — encoded protein: MNRQTVMACRAGCAACCIAPSISSPIPGMGDGKPAGVRCVQLTPDNRCGLFGRPERPPVCTRLQPSLDMCGHDEREALELLSLMEHATRPPLPSPRAVARPCP
- a CDS encoding OmpW/AlkL family protein, with the protein product MRRRLLGAAGVAAAVMMLGMATMAGAADDYQKFGVRVRAIYVKPDESFDGKLSGAHAKVSDDIIPELDLEYFVLKQVSTELIAGVTRNDIKINGQFQGSTWLLPPTLTVKYHPLAGNLISPYIGFGLNVTLPFNSRLNGDKSFSIDNSVGWAAQAGADIKIKDNLYFNIDYKYINADTKVKIAGNKYDLDLNPHLFGIGVGYRF
- a CDS encoding citrate (Si)-synthase — translated: MALKETLKQKIEEHRPRTTKLTKEFGKVIIDQVTIEQCIGGARDIRSLVTDISYLDPQEGIRFRGKTIPETFAALPKAGGSAYPTVESFWYFLLTGDVPTDAQVAEVAAEWKTRQAVPEYVFTAIRALPRDSHPMVMLSVGIMALQKESKFAAFYNSGKFNKMVAWESVYEDASDIVARIPIIAAFIYNLKYKGDKQIAIDPTLDMGANFAHMIGQSDQYKDVARMYFILHSDHESGNVSAHTTHLVHSALSDPYYAYAAGLNGLAGPLHGLANQEVLGWIMEFQKKLNGAEPTKENVTKALWDTLNAGQVVPGYGHAVLRKTDPRYTAQREFCLKTPGLKDDPLFKLVAMIFETAPGVLTEHGKTKNPWPNVDAQSGVIQWYYGVKEWDFYTVLFGVGRALGCMANITWDRGLGYAIERPKSVTTAMLEKWAADGGRQLS
- a CDS encoding chromate transporter, whose amino-acid sequence is MGIILEIMLQFGMLSLVAFGGAGAVLPELHRLAVVTHHWMNDATFTHLVAISQATPGPNAIIATLLGWHVAGLSGALAATTAMCGPSSLLIYFFMRFWEKLHGTRWRLIIQTGISPLAIGLVLASGCIVTRGADASWGAYGLTAATVLIVLNSRWNPLWLIGAGALLGLAGVV